One window from the genome of Kaistella carnis encodes:
- a CDS encoding TolC family protein: MKKVLFLLFISTQFFAQDTIQISKKDLETRIEGQNLSVKLANDEVNSAEAGLLQTRAMYLPNVTASYTGTVTNSPLMAFGTKLNQSRITMMDFDPTQLNKPDNIFNFATKLEVQQPIFNKDAVYQKKAGEVKVDVLKIKAERTKEYLQFDLNKAYLQLQMAYKVVKVLEEAKNTTLANKKVIDNYYKNGMIQKSEVLYMNVRVSEIESQIQYAKSHVRNASDYLYFLLNEDSENKVFKPMDEFSYQENILEQNPKLNGNRKDLQAYEKSLEAYDYMMKYADAKFLPKLNAFGSFELNDKKVYKFNGNGYLLGLQLSWNVFDGYKAKSEKEVYKADLSKAQTEIQQYQKQNQLEFNKSYRQVLDADNKVSLTKLSWDQSAEAYRIRKNRYEQGLEKSSDLLSAETQMSQKELEYQQAIFEYNSALEYFKFLK, translated from the coding sequence ATGAAAAAAGTATTATTTCTACTATTTATATCAACACAATTTTTTGCTCAGGATACCATTCAGATTTCTAAAAAAGATTTAGAAACCAGAATTGAAGGTCAGAACCTTTCCGTGAAATTGGCGAATGATGAAGTGAATTCTGCAGAAGCAGGTTTATTGCAAACTCGCGCAATGTATTTACCCAACGTAACTGCGTCCTACACAGGCACTGTGACCAACAGTCCTTTAATGGCATTCGGAACAAAACTCAACCAATCCAGAATTACGATGATGGATTTTGATCCAACTCAATTAAATAAACCTGATAACATTTTCAATTTCGCAACGAAATTAGAAGTGCAGCAACCCATTTTTAATAAAGATGCGGTTTATCAGAAAAAAGCGGGAGAAGTAAAAGTGGATGTTTTGAAAATTAAAGCAGAACGTACGAAAGAATATCTGCAGTTTGATTTGAATAAAGCCTATCTGCAATTACAAATGGCATATAAGGTTGTGAAAGTTTTGGAAGAAGCAAAAAATACCACCCTTGCCAACAAAAAAGTGATCGACAATTATTACAAAAACGGCATGATTCAGAAATCTGAAGTTTTATATATGAATGTGAGAGTTTCTGAGATTGAAAGTCAAATTCAATATGCGAAATCGCATGTGAGAAATGCATCAGATTATCTTTATTTTTTATTGAATGAAGATTCTGAAAATAAAGTCTTCAAACCCATGGATGAATTTTCTTATCAGGAAAATATTTTGGAGCAAAATCCAAAACTCAACGGAAACAGAAAAGATTTGCAAGCCTATGAGAAATCTTTGGAAGCGTATGATTACATGATGAAATATGCGGATGCGAAGTTTTTACCAAAACTAAATGCCTTTGGAAGTTTTGAATTGAACGACAAAAAAGTGTACAAATTCAATGGTAATGGTTATTTACTCGGACTTCAACTTTCCTGGAATGTGTTCGATGGTTACAAAGCCAAAAGCGAAAAGGAAGTTTACAAAGCCGATTTATCAAAAGCACAAACTGAAATTCAGCAATATCAAAAGCAAAATCAGTTAGAATTCAACAAATCGTATCGCCAAGTTTTAGATGCAGACAACAAAGTTTCATTGACCAAATTATCTTGGGATCAAAGTGCAGAAGCCTATAGAATCCGTAAAAACAGATACGAGCAAGGTTTAGAAAAATCCTCTGATTTGCTTTCCGCCGAAACTCAAATGTCGCAAAAAGAACTGGAATACCAACAAGCGATTTTCGAATATAATTCGGCCCTGGAATACTTTAAATTTCTGAAGTAG
- a CDS encoding rhodanese-like domain-containing protein, with amino-acid sequence MLDTINQFFGFTKTDYKDLVNKGAIILDVRSKGEFAGGHIKGSINIPVDQLQNNLSKLKDKNKTIITCCASGMRSGSAKTILLNNGYTDVHNGGGWGSLNGKI; translated from the coding sequence ATGTTAGATACTATTAATCAATTTTTCGGCTTCACAAAAACAGATTACAAAGACCTTGTAAATAAAGGTGCAATCATCCTTGATGTTCGCAGCAAAGGTGAATTTGCGGGTGGACATATTAAAGGTTCCATCAATATTCCGGTGGATCAACTTCAAAACAATCTTTCAAAATTAAAAGACAAAAACAAAACGATTATTACATGTTGCGCATCTGGAATGAGAAGTGGTTCTGCGAAAACAATTCTTTTGAATAATGGCTATACCGACGTTCACAACGGCGGCGGTTGGGGAAGTTTAAATGGTAAAATTTAA
- a CDS encoding Crp/Fnr family transcriptional regulator translates to MILKDIFQSDLVKEIEDSGNLKHFEAGETIVNMDSYIKHIPVVISGSIKVIRTEEDGREILLYYLTPGESCIVSILSGMKNETSKIKAIVEEGADIMLIPADKAKEWVKKYPDWTEFIFDLYQKRFEELLDVVNSVAFQKIDTRLLHLIKQKTQLYNSKEISVTHQQLADELGITREATSRVLKQMEKDHLLILSRNKIELL, encoded by the coding sequence ATGATTTTAAAAGATATTTTCCAGTCCGATTTAGTGAAAGAAATTGAAGATTCCGGTAACCTGAAACATTTTGAAGCGGGTGAAACGATCGTGAACATGGATTCTTACATCAAACATATTCCGGTTGTTATTTCCGGAAGTATTAAAGTCATTAGAACGGAAGAAGACGGTCGCGAAATCCTACTCTATTATTTAACGCCGGGCGAAAGTTGCATTGTTTCGATTCTTTCCGGAATGAAAAATGAAACTTCGAAAATCAAAGCAATCGTAGAAGAAGGTGCAGATATCATGCTGATTCCAGCGGATAAAGCCAAAGAATGGGTGAAGAAATATCCGGACTGGACGGAATTTATTTTTGATCTCTATCAAAAACGTTTTGAGGAACTACTCGATGTTGTGAATTCGGTGGCTTTTCAAAAAATTGATACGCGACTTTTACACCTCATCAAACAGAAAACTCAACTGTATAATTCTAAAGAAATTTCGGTGACGCATCAGCAATTAGCGGATGAACTTGGAATTACACGGGAAGCAACAAGCCGAGTTCTGAAACAAATGGAAAAAGACCATCTTTTAATTCTTTCCCGAAATAAAATTGAACTTCTGTGA
- a CDS encoding amino acid permease yields MSNLWRTKPLSQLLSESDETSDGLKKTLSSASLVALGIGAIIGAGLFSITGLAAANYAGPGIMISFVIAAIGCAFAGLCYAEFASMIPVAGSAYTYSYATMGEFIAWIIGWDLVLEYAVGAATVASSWSGYLGKFLESFGVSLPHNLMMTPFDNYIVDGVTHTGLINLPAVFIVSIMSMVLIKGTSESAFVNTLIVILKVAIVIIFIVVGWKYVKAENLTPLIPANTGKFGEYGWSGVIRAAAVVFFAYIGFDAVSTAAQETKDPKKSMPIGIMGSLIICTVLYIIFAYVMVGVVNYKAFTAGGGGDHLAPVAIAIEAMGSVVNGTMVPAYPWLNTSIILAILLGYSSVILVMLMGQSRVFYSMSKDGLLPKVFSEVHKKFRTPYKSNLFFLVFVSLFAAFVPGRVVGEMTSIGTLFAFILVCIGVLVMRKTQPNAPRAFRTPLVPLIPVLGVLVCLGMMVFLPFDTWIRLVCWMMIGLDVYLYRGIRNSYLGKQNNTTGDPKNYTVTAISGIGMTILLAVLAYLHHQDAEVDDSGLIMFSVAMIVIHAILYGYYYIKYRK; encoded by the coding sequence ATGTCAAATCTTTGGAGAACCAAACCCCTGAGTCAACTTTTGTCAGAATCTGACGAGACCTCAGACGGTTTGAAAAAAACATTGTCGTCTGCATCTTTGGTAGCCTTAGGAATCGGTGCAATTATTGGAGCCGGACTCTTTTCAATCACGGGACTTGCAGCAGCAAATTATGCGGGACCTGGTATCATGATTTCCTTTGTCATCGCAGCCATTGGTTGTGCTTTTGCCGGCTTGTGTTATGCGGAATTTGCCTCGATGATTCCTGTCGCAGGAAGCGCTTATACGTATTCTTATGCCACCATGGGCGAATTTATCGCTTGGATTATTGGGTGGGATTTAGTCCTCGAATATGCCGTAGGAGCCGCAACCGTTGCATCGAGTTGGTCAGGCTATCTCGGTAAATTCCTGGAAAGTTTTGGAGTTTCACTGCCTCATAATTTAATGATGACGCCTTTTGATAATTATATTGTTGATGGCGTAACGCACACCGGTTTGATTAATCTTCCTGCGGTTTTCATTGTAAGTATCATGTCAATGGTCTTAATCAAAGGAACCAGCGAATCAGCTTTTGTAAATACTTTAATTGTAATTTTAAAAGTTGCCATTGTTATTATCTTTATCGTGGTTGGTTGGAAATATGTAAAAGCAGAAAACTTAACGCCTCTAATTCCGGCGAATACCGGTAAATTTGGGGAGTATGGATGGTCCGGAGTCATAAGGGCCGCCGCGGTAGTCTTCTTTGCCTATATTGGTTTTGATGCCGTTTCAACCGCTGCTCAGGAAACAAAAGATCCTAAAAAATCGATGCCAATCGGTATCATGGGATCTCTGATTATCTGTACTGTTTTATACATCATCTTTGCTTACGTTATGGTGGGTGTTGTTAATTACAAAGCATTTACTGCCGGTGGTGGTGGAGATCACTTAGCGCCGGTTGCGATTGCAATTGAAGCCATGGGAAGCGTAGTAAACGGAACAATGGTTCCAGCATATCCGTGGTTAAATACTTCTATTATTTTAGCAATTTTACTTGGTTATTCATCCGTAATTTTAGTAATGTTAATGGGTCAAAGCCGTGTATTCTATTCAATGAGTAAAGATGGTTTGTTGCCAAAAGTATTTAGCGAAGTTCACAAAAAATTCAGAACACCTTATAAATCCAATCTTTTCTTCTTGGTTTTTGTAAGTTTATTTGCGGCCTTTGTCCCGGGAAGAGTCGTAGGAGAAATGACAAGTATTGGAACTTTATTTGCCTTTATTTTGGTGTGTATTGGAGTTTTGGTAATGAGAAAGACACAGCCAAATGCGCCGCGTGCTTTTAGAACACCATTGGTTCCGCTAATTCCGGTATTAGGAGTTTTAGTATGTTTAGGAATGATGGTTTTCTTACCATTTGACACCTGGATCCGTTTGGTTTGTTGGATGATGATCGGTTTAGATGTCTATTTGTACCGAGGAATTAGAAATTCTTATCTGGGTAAACAAAATAACACCACAGGAGATCCGAAGAATTATACGGTAACTGCAATTTCTGGTATTGGCATGACCATTCTTTTAGCAGTATTGGCCTACCTTCACCATCAGGATGCAGAGGTTGATGACAGCGGATTAATCATGTTCTCCGTAGCAATGATCGTTATTCACGCTATTTTATACGGATATTACTACATTAAATACAGAAAGTAA